Proteins from a genomic interval of Clostridium sp. AN503:
- a CDS encoding YifB family Mg chelatase-like AAA ATPase: protein MERERFMVLQKGVLAVFGKVYSGGLQGIEGYVVQVEADVSDGLPGFHMVGYLSSEVREAEERVRTAIKNSGFRLPAKKVTVNLSPANVRKEGTACDLSVAVAVLVAHGIVPPEALRGSAFLGELGLDGSVKPVRGVLSMVMAMEEAGIVRCFLPEENVREGLAVEEVEIVRLCSLKELVGLLNNERHIQRERLYGQEEKNTEYMVDFSEVNGQKLIRRATEVAVAGRHNILYIGPPGSGKSMIAQRIPTIMPELSREEQLEVSKVYSICGMLPEGRALLTSRPFRSPHHTISIQALTGGGRVPRPGEISLASTGVLFLDELSEFQKRTLETLRQPLEEQKITVSRARGSFDFPAQFMLAAATNPCPCGFYPDRSRCSCTDMQVRRYLGKISRPLLDRIDICVEAAPISYQDIRQDGENESSAVIRGRIEQARLIQQARFQEEGSQNEGSYFNSRMKNREIRKYCQLKPEDEAFFQEVFTRMRMSARGCHKILKVARTIADLAGEDRIRREHLSEAVSYRSLEEKYWGKEA from the coding sequence GTGGAAAGGGAGCGATTTATGGTGCTCCAGAAAGGAGTGTTAGCGGTGTTTGGGAAAGTTTATAGTGGAGGACTGCAGGGTATCGAGGGGTACGTGGTGCAGGTAGAGGCGGACGTCAGCGACGGACTGCCAGGTTTTCATATGGTGGGATACCTTTCTTCAGAGGTGCGTGAGGCGGAGGAACGGGTCAGGACTGCCATAAAGAATTCGGGTTTCCGGCTTCCGGCAAAAAAGGTGACGGTGAACTTATCGCCGGCCAATGTCAGAAAAGAAGGGACGGCCTGCGACCTGTCTGTGGCAGTGGCAGTGCTGGTAGCCCACGGGATTGTTCCGCCGGAGGCTCTGCGTGGCTCGGCATTTTTAGGCGAGCTGGGTCTGGATGGCAGTGTGAAACCGGTACGAGGTGTTCTCTCCATGGTGATGGCCATGGAGGAAGCCGGTATTGTAAGATGTTTCCTGCCGGAGGAGAATGTAAGGGAAGGACTGGCTGTGGAGGAGGTTGAGATTGTGAGGCTTTGTAGCCTTAAGGAGCTTGTGGGACTTTTGAACAATGAAAGACACATACAGCGGGAACGTCTCTATGGACAGGAGGAAAAGAACACGGAATATATGGTGGATTTCAGTGAGGTAAATGGGCAGAAGCTGATCCGCAGGGCCACAGAGGTGGCTGTAGCTGGCCGTCACAACATCCTGTACATTGGACCCCCGGGAAGCGGAAAGAGTATGATCGCGCAAAGGATACCCACGATCATGCCGGAGCTTTCCAGGGAGGAACAGCTTGAGGTATCCAAGGTATACAGTATCTGCGGTATGCTTCCGGAGGGCAGGGCGCTTTTGACATCACGCCCGTTCCGGTCGCCGCACCACACCATCAGTATTCAGGCGCTGACCGGTGGAGGGCGGGTACCCAGGCCTGGGGAGATATCCTTGGCCTCCACGGGGGTTTTGTTCCTGGATGAATTGTCGGAGTTTCAGAAAAGGACGCTGGAAACCCTGCGCCAGCCATTGGAAGAGCAGAAGATCACAGTATCAAGGGCCAGGGGCAGTTTCGATTTTCCTGCGCAGTTTATGCTGGCAGCGGCTACCAATCCCTGCCCCTGCGGTTTTTACCCGGACAGGAGCCGGTGCTCCTGCACGGATATGCAGGTACGGCGGTATCTGGGAAAGATATCGCGCCCGCTGCTGGACCGGATTGATATCTGTGTGGAGGCGGCTCCGATCTCCTACCAGGATATCCGGCAGGACGGAGAAAATGAATCCTCCGCTGTCATTCGCGGGCGTATAGAACAGGCGCGGCTGATCCAGCAGGCGCGGTTTCAGGAGGAAGGAAGCCAGAATGAAGGGAGCTATTTTAACAGTCGGATGAAGAATCGGGAGATCCGTAAATACTGCCAGCTGAAGCCGGAGGACGAAGCGTTTTTTCAGGAAGTGTTTACGCGGATGCGGATGAGTGCCAGAGGGTGCCATAAGATCCTCAAGGTGGCAAGAACGATTGCGGATCTGGCGGGCGAGGACAGGATCAGACGGGAACATTTGAGCGAAGCGGTCAGTTACCGTTCTCTGGAAGAGAAATATTGGGGAAAGGAAGCATAG
- a CDS encoding LURP-one-related family protein: protein MKLLFKQRIFSWLDSYDIYDEYGNTVFTVEGKLSWGHRLHILDSHGVHIATVKEEVLTFLPRFALYMGERQVGCIEKRLTFFKPSYVIDFNGWRIDGNFFEWDYTILDASGAVVAVIGKELFHMTDTYTIDIAREQDAIYALMVTLAIDAEKCSRN, encoded by the coding sequence ATGAAACTACTTTTTAAACAGCGTATTTTTTCCTGGCTTGACAGCTACGATATCTATGATGAATACGGCAATACCGTATTCACAGTGGAGGGTAAGCTGAGCTGGGGCCACAGGCTTCATATCCTGGACAGCCATGGCGTACATATTGCAACCGTGAAAGAGGAGGTCCTGACATTTCTGCCGAGGTTTGCACTGTATATGGGAGAACGCCAGGTTGGATGCATTGAGAAAAGGCTGACATTTTTCAAGCCATCCTATGTGATCGATTTCAACGGGTGGCGCATAGACGGCAATTTCTTTGAGTGGGATTACACGATCCTGGATGCATCCGGAGCGGTTGTCGCGGTGATCGGCAAGGAGCTGTTCCATATGACAGACACCTATACCATTGATATTGCCAGAGAGCAGGATGCGATTTATGCACTTATGGTGACATTGGCGATCGATGCAGAAAAGTGTTCAAGGAATTAG
- a CDS encoding DUF4130 domain-containing protein, with protein MVKTDSAVWQERLEQETDEAVFEELWKTFHRTIAIKERENPRCQRNMLPLRFRKYMTEMR; from the coding sequence ATGGTGAAGACGGACTCTGCCGTGTGGCAGGAGCGTCTGGAGCAGGAGACTGATGAAGCGGTATTTGAGGAGCTGTGGAAGACGTTTCACAGGACGATCGCGATCAAGGAGAGGGAGAATCCGCGCTGCCAGAGGAATATGCTGCCGCTGCGGTTCCGGAAATATATGACAGAGATGCGGTAA
- a CDS encoding TIGR03915 family putative DNA repair protein, with amino-acid sequence MTVFVCGEEVDDIWCGIYDAWMSRLGHANVRLEPSGCDRELFCEYRDVERDPQKAAKVVESICSKLNEDIYEVVYKAALSQDRYRCDRIYRFLIYAFALGPGVVDMLQLPAVYEVFSMNRHIRGELDHMLGFTRFSQMKEGILLSRIGPKNDLTVLLAAHFADRMPQENWILYDCNRKKLRYIRQGADGSW; translated from the coding sequence ATGACCGTATTCGTGTGCGGGGAGGAAGTGGATGATATCTGGTGCGGGATCTATGATGCGTGGATGAGCCGCCTCGGACATGCCAATGTGAGGCTGGAGCCATCCGGATGTGACCGGGAGCTGTTCTGCGAATACCGGGATGTGGAGCGGGATCCCCAGAAGGCTGCGAAGGTTGTAGAGAGCATCTGCAGCAAGCTGAATGAGGATATTTATGAAGTGGTTTACAAGGCGGCCCTTTCCCAGGACCGATATCGCTGTGACAGGATATACCGGTTCCTGATCTATGCCTTTGCCCTGGGGCCGGGAGTCGTTGATATGCTGCAGCTTCCGGCAGTTTATGAAGTGTTTTCCATGAACCGCCATATCCGGGGAGAGTTGGACCATATGCTGGGATTTACACGGTTTTCCCAGATGAAGGAGGGGATTCTCCTCAGCAGGATAGGTCCGAAGAACGACTTGACAGTCCTGCTTGCCGCACACTTTGCAGACCGTATGCCGCAGGAGAACTGGATACTCTATGACTGCAACCGGAAAAAGCTGCGGTACATCAGGCAGGGGGCGGATGGGTCATGGTGA
- a CDS encoding 2-hydroxycarboxylate transporter family protein, with protein MAEQKGFSLKTFGMPWWLAGAIALIAIAGAMTGSLSTDLAGSFVLMLSIGLICNEIGERIPFWNSYIGGGLVLTFLVSAFLFTYGLIPQKYADGMIMIMDDADFLSFFIIFLITGSILALDRKLLIRSFAGYIPAIFGGLLGAGVLGIAAGFIFGVSPVDILLKYVCPVMGGGNGAGAVPLSQIYETVTGDKAANYYSFAITILTIANIFAILTAAILRKIGEKKTSWTGNGSELIREGGDFATEDKKVSVSMKDLGAAFFLAIGFYALGRLFAKAILPTIFGTAIHQFAYMIIFVALVAALGIVPDNIRAAAKKLQSFFTANLILIIMVGVGVDTNIIELAKAITPANVVIALAIVVGAIIGSALVGYLVGFYPIDSAITAGLCMANRGGSGDLAVLGASNRMGLIAYAQLSSRLGGGIVLILASVLFGAFLK; from the coding sequence ATGGCAGAACAAAAAGGATTTAGCTTGAAGACATTTGGCATGCCCTGGTGGCTTGCCGGCGCAATCGCACTGATCGCGATTGCAGGCGCTATGACCGGATCTCTTTCCACGGATCTGGCAGGAAGTTTTGTACTGATGTTATCCATCGGTCTGATCTGCAACGAGATCGGCGAACGTATCCCGTTCTGGAACAGCTATATCGGCGGCGGTCTGGTACTGACCTTCCTGGTATCAGCGTTTTTATTCACCTATGGCCTGATTCCGCAGAAATATGCGGACGGCATGATCATGATCATGGATGATGCGGATTTCCTTTCCTTCTTCATCATTTTCCTGATCACCGGTTCTATCCTGGCCCTGGACAGAAAGCTTCTGATCCGTTCCTTCGCAGGCTACATTCCGGCTATCTTCGGCGGTCTGCTTGGTGCAGGTGTCCTGGGTATCGCTGCAGGCTTCATCTTCGGCGTAAGCCCGGTTGACATTCTTCTGAAATACGTTTGTCCGGTTATGGGCGGCGGTAACGGCGCAGGCGCAGTTCCGTTAAGCCAGATTTACGAGACGGTTACCGGTGACAAGGCAGCGAACTACTATTCCTTTGCTATCACCATCCTGACCATCGCAAACATTTTCGCGATCCTGACTGCAGCGATCTTAAGAAAGATCGGTGAGAAGAAGACTTCCTGGACCGGTAACGGCAGTGAACTGATCCGTGAGGGCGGTGATTTTGCAACCGAGGACAAGAAAGTAAGCGTAAGCATGAAGGACCTGGGCGCAGCATTCTTCCTGGCAATCGGTTTCTACGCACTGGGCAGACTTTTTGCAAAGGCAATCCTGCCGACCATCTTTGGTACCGCGATCCATCAGTTTGCATACATGATCATCTTTGTAGCGCTGGTAGCAGCACTGGGCATCGTGCCGGATAACATCCGCGCAGCAGCAAAGAAACTGCAGTCCTTCTTCACCGCAAACCTGATCCTGATCATCATGGTTGGCGTAGGCGTTGACACCAACATCATCGAGCTGGCTAAGGCTATCACCCCGGCTAACGTTGTGATCGCTCTGGCTATCGTAGTGGGCGCTATCATCGGCTCCGCGCTGGTTGGTTACCTGGTAGGCTTCTATCCGATCGATTCCGCAATCACCGCTGGTCTGTGTATGGCAAACCGCGGCGGTTCCGGCGACCTGGCAGTACTTGGCGCTTCCAACCGTATGGGCCTGATCGCATACGCACAGTTGTCCTCCCGTCTGGGCGGCGGTATCGTGCTGATCCTTGCGAGCGTGCTGTTCGGAGCGTTCCTGAAGTAA
- the citF gene encoding citrate lyase subunit alpha — translation MINAVGREIPEEVLKATGKEAFKGAYAYDNYEYTKAAPKAHAMMDPNRSKMVENIHEALVKCEIRDGMTISFHHHFREGDYVVNMVMEEIHKMGVKDITICASSLGKANDPIVPYIEDGTIVGIQSSGVRGKIGEAISTGKLRDLAIMRSHGGRVRAVESGEVHIDIAFIGAPTCDEYGNLRANGGKSDCGVLSYAMVDAQYADKVVAITDCLVPFPNIPASISMTNVDYVCVVDEIGNPAKIATGAAKPTTDVRKIMMADYCTQFVINTPYFKDGFSYQTGVGGASIASTISLGKIMEERGIKMGLGLGGITTPMCDLLAKGLIGKIVDTQDFDMGAIESIKNNPNHYEISASEYADPFNKGAYVNKLDFVILASLEVDVNFNCNVVVGSDGMITGAQGGHPDTAAGAKCTIVIAPLLQGRIPAICTNVTTVTTPGETVDVVITDYGIAINPKRQDLIECMKDVKLPFCTIEELRDKAYSIVGEPDPVQFGDRVVGIIESRDGTVLDVVREIKDYEFNN, via the coding sequence ATGATTAATGCAGTAGGTAGAGAAATCCCGGAAGAGGTATTAAAGGCAACCGGCAAGGAAGCGTTTAAAGGCGCTTATGCCTATGACAATTATGAGTATACCAAGGCGGCTCCAAAGGCACATGCCATGATGGACCCGAACCGGAGCAAAATGGTGGAGAACATCCACGAGGCTCTTGTGAAATGTGAGATCAGGGACGGCATGACCATTTCTTTCCATCATCATTTCCGCGAGGGCGACTATGTGGTGAACATGGTTATGGAAGAGATCCACAAGATGGGCGTGAAGGACATTACCATCTGCGCCAGCTCCTTGGGAAAGGCCAACGACCCGATCGTACCGTACATTGAGGACGGCACCATCGTGGGCATCCAGTCCTCCGGTGTGCGCGGCAAGATCGGTGAGGCGATCTCCACCGGCAAGCTGAGAGACTTGGCGATCATGCGTTCCCACGGCGGGCGTGTGCGCGCGGTAGAGTCCGGAGAGGTGCATATCGACATCGCATTTATCGGCGCGCCGACCTGCGATGAGTACGGCAACCTGCGGGCCAACGGCGGCAAGAGCGACTGCGGCGTATTGTCCTACGCGATGGTAGACGCGCAGTATGCAGATAAGGTCGTGGCGATCACCGACTGCCTCGTTCCGTTCCCGAACATCCCGGCAAGCATTTCCATGACCAATGTGGATTATGTCTGCGTAGTAGACGAGATCGGCAACCCGGCTAAGATCGCAACCGGAGCTGCAAAGCCGACCACCGATGTCCGCAAGATCATGATGGCGGATTACTGCACCCAGTTTGTGATCAATACCCCATATTTTAAAGACGGCTTTTCCTATCAGACTGGTGTTGGCGGCGCGTCCATCGCGTCCACCATTTCCCTGGGAAAGATCATGGAAGAGAGAGGCATCAAGATGGGGCTGGGACTGGGCGGCATCACCACTCCGATGTGTGATCTGCTGGCGAAGGGCCTGATAGGTAAGATCGTAGATACCCAGGATTTTGATATGGGCGCGATCGAGTCCATCAAGAACAACCCGAACCACTATGAGATCTCTGCTTCCGAATATGCTGACCCGTTCAATAAGGGCGCTTACGTAAACAAGCTGGACTTCGTGATCCTGGCTTCCCTGGAAGTGGATGTGAACTTCAACTGCAACGTGGTGGTAGGCTCCGACGGCATGATCACCGGCGCACAGGGCGGACATCCGGATACGGCGGCAGGCGCAAAGTGCACGATCGTCATTGCGCCGCTGTTACAGGGCAGGATTCCTGCGATCTGCACTAACGTAACGACCGTGACCACCCCGGGTGAGACCGTGGATGTGGTAATCACCGATTATGGTATCGCCATCAACCCGAAGCGCCAGGATCTGATCGAGTGCATGAAGGATGTGAAGCTTCCGTTCTGCACCATTGAGGAACTGCGCGACAAGGCATATTCCATCGTGGGAGAGCCGGATCCGGTACAGTTTGGCGACCGGGTGGTCGGTATTATTGAGAGCCGCGACGGCACCGTGCTGGATGTGGTACGCGAGATTAAGGATTACGAGTTTAATAACTAA
- a CDS encoding aldolase/citrate lyase family protein — MSHPNKKRLRRSMMFLNCQKPGLIKDPYIYRPDSIMLDLEDAVAENQKDAARYSLFHALQEIDYRGVERVVRINALDTPHWKEDIRVCVAGGADTIRIAKTECAQDVHTVEEHVLAAEREFGRPEGSTLLMAALESCKGVLNALEVCQSSERLIGIALSGGDYTKDLQTVITGTGVELQGARQQMIIAARAAGVQCWDTVFTNLDAMDVFEEEVKMIKMMGFDGKSLVNPRQIDIVHKIFTPSQKEIIFAEKVVKEIDEKKAQGIGVFTVDGKMIDIAFYDGARRTIALAKASGVYEGDL; from the coding sequence ATGAGCCATCCAAACAAAAAAAGACTGAGACGTTCCATGATGTTCCTTAACTGCCAGAAGCCGGGCCTGATCAAGGATCCATATATCTACAGACCGGATTCCATTATGCTGGATTTAGAGGATGCGGTTGCAGAAAACCAGAAAGACGCTGCAAGATATTCCCTGTTCCATGCACTGCAGGAGATTGATTACCGCGGCGTAGAGCGGGTTGTCCGCATCAACGCGTTAGATACGCCCCACTGGAAAGAAGACATCCGTGTCTGCGTGGCAGGCGGGGCTGACACGATCCGTATCGCCAAGACCGAGTGTGCACAGGATGTACATACCGTAGAGGAGCATGTGCTGGCTGCAGAGAGAGAGTTTGGCAGACCGGAAGGCTCCACCCTTTTAATGGCGGCTCTGGAATCCTGTAAAGGCGTTTTGAATGCTCTTGAGGTCTGCCAGTCCTCCGAGCGTCTGATCGGCATTGCCTTAAGCGGTGGCGACTACACCAAAGACCTTCAGACCGTGATCACCGGAACCGGCGTGGAGCTGCAGGGCGCAAGACAGCAGATGATCATCGCCGCAAGAGCTGCAGGCGTGCAGTGCTGGGATACCGTATTCACCAATCTGGATGCCATGGATGTGTTTGAAGAAGAAGTGAAGATGATCAAGATGATGGGCTTCGACGGGAAATCCCTGGTGAACCCGCGTCAGATCGATATTGTCCACAAGATCTTCACCCCATCCCAGAAGGAGATCATTTTCGCTGAGAAAGTGGTTAAGGAGATCGATGAGAAGAAGGCGCAGGGCATCGGCGTATTTACCGTAGACGGCAAGATGATCGACATCGCATTCTACGACGGAGCACGGAGAACGATCGCTTTGGCAAAAGCATCAGGCGTATATGAGGGGGATCTGTAA
- the citD gene encoding citrate lyase acyl carrier protein translates to MEVKKAAMAGTLESSDAQITVEPGNGTIELSIESSVIHQFGKQIRATVLETLNRLDVKDARVTVVDKGALDCTLKARVECAVYRSNDITENLPWGGVIK, encoded by the coding sequence ATGGAAGTTAAGAAAGCTGCTATGGCAGGTACCCTGGAATCAAGCGATGCCCAGATTACCGTTGAGCCGGGTAATGGTACGATTGAGCTTTCCATCGAGAGCAGCGTCATCCATCAGTTCGGTAAGCAGATCAGGGCGACTGTCCTTGAGACCTTAAACCGCCTGGATGTGAAGGACGCCAGAGTAACCGTGGTAGATAAGGGCGCGCTGGACTGCACGTTGAAAGCGCGTGTCGAGTGTGCGGTTTACCGTTCCAATGATATTACAGAAAATCTGCCGTGGGGAGGTGTGATCAAATGA